A window of Streptomyces armeniacus contains these coding sequences:
- a CDS encoding Stk1 family PASTA domain-containing Ser/Thr kinase: protein MDTTLHDPLVGQRLDGRYRVDARIAVGGMATVYRAVDTRLDRVLALKVMHTSLAADGVFVERFIREAKSAAKLAHPNVVAVFDQGTDGTYVYLAMEYVAGCTLRDVLRDRGALRPRVALDVLEPMLAALGAAHRAGLVHRDMKPENVLIGDDGSVKVADFGLVRTADGQTTSSTGSIMGTVSYLAPEQIEEGTADARADLYACGVLLYEMLTGAKPHAPGTPAQVIYQHLHEGIPTPSRSVPGLARQLDELVARATARAPGDRPDDAVALLAEVRTMRATLSDEELDAVPPRARTDADEGAEHLTSVLSRRVSQGAVAPPAAGAAAGAGAGAGASSDTPQDAVPGRVPEGRAPAAEPEPPVRDGIPAQAGAPPVRAETPDRDTTQLAALPHAEAAEPPAGSAPAEHAPPGANAAPGAASGIPYTPSPYARAHALPDPDAEPRTDADADSPADGAGGTRDATGLRRWLPRRTLLILAAVLLVLLAGGGAWYFAAGQYTKTPAVLDMTEAKARDTLEKAGLDVDVQRDYSLRVKRGRVIESSPGPGERVGGTDAVTIVVSRGPEIVKVPDLSDQPLAKARAKLRDVGLEPGLISREFDAQTAQGSVIRTEPDTGTGKRPGSAVALTVSKGQAIQVPDLIGDEEKSARDVLEALGLKVRIAKERVFSDEEAGTIAKQSSSEGAPVAKGDTITLTLSKGQDMVAVPDVGDMTADKARQTLEGAGFTVDVRKVFVSDRVFNQAPDAGDNAPRGSEITIWVR from the coding sequence GTGGATACGACCCTTCACGACCCACTCGTCGGGCAGCGGCTCGACGGGCGCTACCGCGTCGACGCGCGCATCGCAGTCGGCGGGATGGCCACGGTGTACCGCGCCGTGGACACCCGCCTGGACCGCGTGCTCGCGCTGAAGGTGATGCACACCTCGCTCGCCGCCGACGGCGTCTTCGTCGAACGCTTCATCCGCGAGGCCAAGTCCGCGGCCAAGCTCGCCCACCCGAACGTGGTCGCAGTCTTCGACCAGGGCACCGATGGCACGTACGTCTACCTCGCGATGGAGTACGTCGCCGGGTGCACGCTCCGCGACGTCCTCCGCGACCGCGGTGCCCTGCGCCCCCGCGTCGCGCTCGACGTGCTGGAGCCGATGCTCGCCGCGCTCGGCGCCGCACACCGCGCCGGGCTCGTCCACCGGGACATGAAACCGGAGAACGTCCTGATCGGCGACGACGGCAGCGTCAAGGTCGCCGACTTCGGGCTGGTGCGCACGGCGGACGGGCAGACCACGTCCAGCACCGGCAGCATCATGGGTACCGTCTCGTATCTCGCGCCCGAGCAGATCGAGGAGGGCACGGCCGACGCGCGCGCCGACCTGTACGCGTGCGGCGTGCTGCTCTACGAGATGCTGACCGGCGCCAAGCCGCACGCGCCCGGCACCCCGGCCCAGGTGATCTACCAGCACCTGCACGAGGGCATCCCGACGCCGTCCCGCTCCGTACCCGGGCTGGCCCGGCAGCTGGACGAGCTGGTCGCGCGGGCCACAGCACGCGCCCCCGGGGACCGCCCGGACGACGCGGTGGCGCTGCTGGCGGAGGTCCGTACGATGCGGGCGACGCTCAGCGACGAGGAGCTCGACGCGGTGCCGCCCCGGGCCCGTACGGACGCGGACGAGGGCGCCGAGCACCTCACGAGCGTGCTCTCGCGCCGCGTGAGCCAGGGCGCCGTGGCGCCGCCGGCGGCCGGAGCGGCGGCGGGGGCAGGCGCGGGCGCTGGCGCGTCCTCGGATACGCCCCAGGACGCCGTGCCGGGCCGGGTGCCGGAGGGCCGGGCACCCGCGGCGGAGCCGGAGCCGCCCGTACGGGACGGGATCCCCGCGCAGGCCGGGGCGCCGCCGGTACGGGCCGAGACGCCCGACCGCGACACCACGCAGCTCGCCGCCCTACCGCACGCGGAGGCCGCGGAGCCGCCCGCCGGGTCCGCACCCGCCGAGCACGCTCCCCCGGGCGCGAACGCTGCCCCCGGGGCGGCTTCCGGCATCCCGTACACCCCCAGCCCGTACGCCCGCGCCCACGCCCTCCCGGACCCGGACGCGGAGCCCCGTACGGACGCCGACGCGGACTCCCCGGCGGACGGGGCCGGCGGGACCCGGGACGCGACGGGGCTGCGGCGGTGGCTGCCGCGCCGCACCCTGCTGATCCTGGCCGCCGTGCTGCTCGTACTGCTGGCGGGCGGCGGCGCCTGGTACTTCGCCGCCGGGCAGTACACCAAGACCCCCGCCGTGCTCGACATGACCGAGGCCAAGGCGCGGGACACGCTCGAGAAGGCCGGCCTCGACGTGGACGTCCAGCGGGACTACAGCCTGCGGGTCAAGCGCGGCCGCGTCATCGAGAGCTCCCCCGGGCCGGGCGAGCGGGTCGGCGGCACCGACGCGGTCACCATCGTCGTCTCGCGCGGCCCGGAGATCGTCAAGGTGCCGGATCTGTCGGACCAGCCGCTGGCGAAGGCGCGCGCGAAGCTCAGGGACGTGGGGCTGGAGCCGGGGCTGATCTCGCGCGAGTTCGACGCGCAGACCGCCCAGGGCTCGGTGATCCGCACCGAGCCGGACACGGGCACCGGGAAGCGCCCCGGCTCGGCCGTCGCCCTCACGGTCTCCAAGGGACAGGCGATCCAGGTCCCGGACCTGATCGGGGACGAGGAGAAGTCGGCGCGGGACGTGCTGGAGGCCCTCGGCCTGAAGGTACGCATCGCCAAGGAGCGGGTCTTCTCCGACGAGGAGGCCGGCACCATCGCCAAGCAGTCCTCCAGCGAGGGCGCGCCCGTGGCCAAGGGCGACACCATCACGCTCACACTGTCCAAGGGGCAGGACATGGTGGCCGTCCCGGACGTCGGGGACATGACCGCCGACAAGGCGCGCCAGACCCTGGAGGGCGCGGGCTTCACCGTGGACGTGCGGAAGGTGTTCGTCTCCGACCGCGTGTTCAACCAGGCCCCGGACGCCGGCGACAACGCGCCGCGCGGGTCCGAGATCACCATCTGGGTGCGCTGA
- a CDS encoding deoxyribonuclease IV has translation MTTPRERNPIGGHVPVARGLAANGLSYANEIGAEAVQVFVANPRGWATTPGRATQDEEFLAGCAAGRIPAFVHAPYLINFGSHTEATARNSVSSLRHSLRRGRRIGVAGVVVHTGAATGGRPPDIALAQVRERMLPLLDELTHEDDPWLLLEPTAGQGASLCSQVPDLEPYFEALDRHPKLGVCLDTCHLHAAGHDLSVPGGMKQMLDTLEAVVGSGRLRLIHANDSKDVAGAHKDRHANIGAGHIGAEPFAELMSHPATAGVPLVIETPGGKEGHAADVARLKELRPH, from the coding sequence GTGACGACTCCGCGAGAACGCAATCCCATCGGCGGTCATGTCCCGGTAGCCCGGGGCCTGGCCGCCAATGGCCTTTCCTACGCGAACGAAATCGGGGCGGAGGCCGTCCAGGTGTTCGTCGCGAATCCGCGCGGCTGGGCGACAACGCCCGGCCGCGCGACGCAGGACGAGGAATTCCTGGCCGGCTGCGCGGCCGGGCGGATTCCCGCGTTCGTCCACGCGCCGTACCTGATCAATTTCGGTTCGCACACCGAGGCAACCGCCCGCAATTCCGTTTCCTCGCTCCGCCATTCACTGCGCCGCGGCCGCCGGATCGGCGTGGCAGGCGTCGTCGTCCATACGGGCGCGGCGACCGGCGGCCGGCCCCCTGACATCGCGCTGGCGCAGGTGCGCGAGCGGATGCTGCCACTGCTGGACGAGCTGACGCACGAGGACGACCCGTGGCTGCTGCTGGAGCCGACGGCCGGACAGGGCGCCTCGCTCTGCTCCCAAGTCCCCGACCTGGAGCCGTACTTCGAGGCGCTGGACCGGCACCCGAAGCTCGGGGTCTGCCTCGACACCTGCCATCTGCACGCGGCGGGCCACGACCTGTCCGTACCCGGCGGCATGAAGCAGATGCTCGACACGCTGGAGGCCGTCGTCGGCTCCGGGCGGCTCAGGCTGATCCACGCGAACGACTCGAAGGACGTCGCCGGCGCGCACAAGGACCGGCACGCGAACATCGGCGCCGGGCACATCGGTGCGGAGCCGTTCGCCGAGCTGATGAGCCACCCGGCGACCGCCGGGGTGCCGCTGGTGATCGAGACACCCGGCGGCAAGGAGGGGCACGCGGCGGACGTGGCGCGGCTGAAGGAGCTGCGGCCGCACTGA
- a CDS encoding transglycosylase SLT domain-containing protein — protein MLSINRFTRMSKTAKHSTAGVVAGAAALSLAVVPGSADSGDSSQSTAAKADTMPVAFTGKVKHPESQQDGIAQQVDAVERAQAKAAAKKKAAEAKRQAAAKAEAAEAAKKREAKQPASRSAERPQVKKAAKPNFPNNLDGWIREARSIMKEKGIPGSYEGIHRNIIRESGGDPNAINDWDINAQNGVPSKGLLQVIKPTFEAYHVKGTPKNLTDPVANIVAACNYAADRYGSMDNVDSAY, from the coding sequence ATGCTCAGCATCAACCGCTTCACGCGTATGTCCAAGACCGCCAAGCACTCGACCGCCGGCGTCGTGGCCGGAGCCGCCGCACTTTCCCTGGCCGTTGTGCCCGGTTCCGCCGACAGCGGCGACAGCAGCCAGAGCACCGCCGCGAAGGCCGACACCATGCCGGTGGCCTTCACCGGGAAGGTCAAGCACCCGGAGTCCCAGCAGGACGGCATCGCCCAGCAGGTCGACGCCGTCGAGCGGGCACAGGCGAAGGCGGCGGCGAAGAAGAAGGCCGCCGAGGCGAAGCGGCAGGCCGCCGCGAAGGCCGAGGCCGCCGAGGCCGCGAAGAAGCGCGAGGCCAAGCAGCCGGCGAGCCGCTCGGCCGAGCGCCCGCAGGTGAAGAAGGCCGCGAAGCCGAACTTCCCCAACAACCTGGACGGCTGGATCCGCGAGGCCCGCTCGATCATGAAGGAGAAGGGCATACCCGGCTCCTACGAGGGCATTCACCGCAACATCATCCGTGAGTCCGGCGGCGACCCGAACGCCATCAACGACTGGGACATCAACGCCCAGAACGGCGTGCCCTCCAAGGGCCTGCTCCAGGTGATCAAGCCGACCTTCGAGGCGTACCACGTCAAGGGCACCCCGAAGAACCTCACCGACCCGGTCGCGAACATCGTCGCCGCCTGCAACTACGCGGCCGACCGCTACGGTTCGATGGACAACGTCGACTCGGCATACTGA